Proteins encoded within one genomic window of Cryptosporangium minutisporangium:
- a CDS encoding NUDIX hydrolase, which yields MRTTEAAVDEQEFLAAYDPGDFPAVAVTVDVVALTIREGVLQVLLVERGEAPFAGRLALPGGFVGDETLDAAALRELAEETGLHPDAGASRRAGAADDPGTRNGALARVHLEQLKTYGDPGRDPRMRVVSVAYLAFAPSLPDPRPGGDAAGAAWLPVATAAETALAFDHGRILADGLERARAKLEYSPLATAFVGTEFTIAELRAVYAAVWGEDLHAGNFHRKVLSVPGFVESTGSTTARGGERGGPRAKLYRAGDARVLHPPLLRPASEDGVR from the coding sequence ATGAGAACAACGGAGGCGGCGGTGGACGAGCAGGAGTTCCTCGCGGCGTACGACCCCGGCGACTTCCCGGCGGTCGCGGTCACCGTCGACGTCGTCGCGCTGACGATCCGCGAGGGCGTGCTCCAGGTGCTGCTGGTCGAGCGCGGTGAGGCGCCGTTCGCTGGGCGGCTCGCGCTCCCGGGTGGATTCGTCGGCGACGAGACGCTGGACGCCGCTGCCCTGCGTGAGCTCGCCGAGGAGACCGGGCTCCACCCCGACGCCGGCGCCTCCCGCAGGGCTGGCGCGGCGGACGATCCGGGCACCCGGAACGGCGCGCTGGCACGCGTCCACCTGGAGCAGTTGAAGACCTACGGCGATCCGGGGCGGGACCCGCGGATGCGGGTCGTGTCGGTGGCCTACCTGGCGTTCGCGCCGAGCCTGCCCGACCCGCGGCCCGGCGGGGACGCGGCCGGTGCCGCCTGGCTCCCGGTCGCCACCGCGGCCGAGACCGCGCTCGCGTTCGACCACGGGCGGATCCTCGCCGACGGTCTCGAGCGGGCACGGGCGAAGCTGGAGTACTCGCCGCTGGCGACCGCGTTCGTCGGCACCGAGTTCACGATCGCCGAGCTGCGGGCGGTGTACGCCGCGGTCTGGGGCGAGGACCTGCACGCCGGCAACTTCCACCGGAAGGTGCTCTCGGTGCCGGGCTTCGTGGAGAGCACCGGATCCACCACCGCGCGCGGCGGCGAGCGGGGCGGCCCCCGGGCCAAGCTCTACCGGGCCGGGGACGCGCGGGTGCTGCACCCGCCGCTGCTCCGGCCGGCCAGTGAGGACGGTGTGCGGTGA
- a CDS encoding molecular chaperone DnaJ produces MTTVVSGDLADLYGVRSADGLALLKVARDPADNDLLATEAEALRRPIDGQYRAYFPRLVETLRVEDPDTGEQRAANVLEFCDGFVSLADVARAYPDGLDPRDAAWMWRRLLVGLGAAHQAGLVHGAVLPEHVLIHPGEHGLVLVDWCYAVTQPGGYVPALVARYRDAYPPEVTDRKPATPATDLYLASGLMLRLMGGRVHPALRRFATGCRLSAPRMRPQDAWRLLAELDELLHTLYGPRRFRPFSIPA; encoded by the coding sequence GTGACCACCGTGGTCAGCGGTGACCTCGCCGACCTGTACGGCGTGCGGTCGGCGGACGGCCTCGCGCTGCTGAAGGTCGCCCGGGACCCGGCCGACAACGACCTGCTCGCGACCGAGGCCGAGGCGCTGCGTCGGCCGATCGACGGGCAGTACCGCGCGTACTTCCCGCGGCTCGTCGAAACGCTACGGGTCGAGGATCCGGACACCGGCGAGCAGCGGGCCGCGAACGTCCTGGAGTTCTGCGACGGGTTCGTCAGCCTGGCCGACGTCGCCCGCGCCTACCCCGACGGCCTCGACCCGCGGGACGCCGCCTGGATGTGGCGGCGGCTGCTGGTCGGGCTCGGCGCGGCCCACCAGGCGGGGCTGGTGCACGGCGCGGTGCTGCCCGAGCACGTGCTGATCCACCCCGGCGAGCACGGTCTCGTGCTTGTCGACTGGTGTTACGCGGTGACGCAGCCCGGCGGGTACGTACCGGCGCTGGTGGCGCGGTACCGGGACGCGTACCCGCCCGAGGTGACCGACCGGAAACCCGCCACCCCCGCTACCGATCTCTACCTCGCGTCCGGGCTGATGCTCCGGCTGATGGGTGGCCGCGTGCACCCGGCGCTGCGCCGGTTCGCCACCGGCTGCCGGCTCTCCGCGCCACGAATGCGGCCGCAGGACGCCTGGCGTCTGCTCGCCGAGCTCGACGAACTCCTGCACACCCTCTACGGGCCGCGACGGTTTCGGCCCTTCTCGATCCCTGCCTGA
- a CDS encoding glycosyltransferase: MRILFSGRPAYGHLYPLLPLAAAAREAGHQVTLATGSAFVPRLTALGFDTRTVGISVAEAEAEAVRRHPDGPVVDVMITMFGDLLPRRTLADLEPVLAAEPPDLVIYEMSDVGAAGAALRAGVPAVSITIGRSMPPEIRDKAADSFDWIWSGRSPANPMLGDACIDLWPPGLADPIAAAIPTRFPLRPVPWSPPAPPWHSPGSPLVYLTLGTVAFRATEVFRAALDGLAQLPVRVVVAVGPGDPAALGPVPDRVEVWRFVPQDQVLRHADLVVHHGGSGTTLGAASHGLPQLVLPQGADQFVNAEVLTAQGSGLSLVGDEVTPDIVAECARTLLGEPVYRATAHALREQIAAMPSPTDVLPTLEAHAAR, encoded by the coding sequence ATGCGGATCCTGTTCTCCGGCCGACCTGCGTACGGCCACCTCTATCCGCTGCTACCGCTCGCCGCGGCTGCCCGCGAGGCCGGGCACCAGGTCACGCTCGCGACCGGCTCGGCGTTCGTGCCCCGGCTGACCGCCCTCGGCTTCGACACCCGCACCGTGGGCATCTCGGTCGCCGAAGCGGAAGCCGAAGCCGTGCGGCGGCATCCGGACGGCCCGGTCGTCGACGTGATGATCACGATGTTCGGCGACCTGCTCCCGCGCCGGACGCTGGCCGATCTCGAGCCGGTGCTCGCCGCGGAGCCTCCCGATCTGGTGATCTACGAGATGAGCGACGTCGGCGCGGCCGGCGCGGCTCTCCGGGCCGGCGTCCCCGCGGTGTCGATCACGATCGGGCGCTCGATGCCGCCCGAGATCCGCGACAAGGCCGCCGACTCCTTCGACTGGATCTGGAGCGGACGATCGCCCGCCAACCCGATGCTCGGCGACGCCTGCATCGACCTCTGGCCACCAGGGCTCGCCGATCCGATCGCCGCCGCGATTCCGACGCGCTTCCCGCTGCGCCCGGTGCCGTGGAGTCCACCGGCGCCGCCGTGGCACTCGCCGGGATCGCCCCTGGTCTACCTGACGCTCGGCACGGTGGCGTTCCGGGCCACCGAGGTGTTCCGGGCGGCGCTCGACGGGCTGGCACAGCTGCCGGTACGGGTGGTGGTCGCGGTCGGCCCCGGTGATCCGGCAGCGCTGGGCCCGGTGCCGGACCGGGTGGAGGTCTGGCGGTTCGTGCCGCAGGACCAGGTGCTGCGCCACGCCGACCTCGTCGTGCACCACGGCGGCAGCGGGACGACGCTCGGCGCTGCCTCGCACGGCCTGCCCCAGCTGGTGCTACCCCAGGGCGCCGATCAGTTCGTCAACGCGGAGGTGCTGACGGCACAGGGATCGGGCCTGTCGCTGGTCGGCGACGAGGTGACGCCCGACATCGTCGCCGAGTGCGCCCGGACGCTGCTCGGCGAGCCGGTGTACCGCGCCACCGCCCACGCGCTCCGCGAGCAGATCGCCGCGATGCCGTCCCCCACCGACGTCCTTCCCACCCTCGAGGCCCACGCCGCCCGCTGA
- a CDS encoding DUF4331 domain-containing protein yields MTTTAQHPPSSPLAEPPPPARRPRLPRRTAAALAAAGLALGTAVTGLGPLTAQGSSHREAPLIAADPAVDNTDFYAMASPDTPGSILLVANFQPFEEPTGGPNFYPFATDAAYKVNVDNDGDAKPDVVFRWTFKNDDQRKNDTFLYNNGQVTSLDDENLLFKQTYTLQASYDGGRRYRDTIVKDAPVAPSFVGKASMPDYAALRKEATLELKNGVKSFVGQADDPFFADLRVFDLLYGGDLSEVGQDTLGGYNVNSIALQVPASALALNGKVDRNPVVGLWSTTERNRVRISGNTKAKLGNDTVQVSRLGNPLVNEVVLPAGLKDAFNALSPDQDAGIEEVVDRVNDPELPKLIEQIYKIPAPDVPREDLAEIFLTGITTKGGGPIEVDLNSQLNNKDVDAKKFRASEMLRLNLANKHNTKPDRLGVLAGDTEGFPNGRRLGDDVIDIAIQVMEGAAQEGKLVDALAAGDKVNANDVRFERQFPFVALPNEEAVNRSAAETRTDNVAAASRLGTTGASLITAVTTTAILCSIAGFVAWYRRRPTSATLPAHRGRRRR; encoded by the coding sequence ATGACGACGACGGCGCAGCACCCCCCGAGTAGCCCGCTCGCGGAGCCTCCCCCACCCGCGCGGCGACCTCGGCTGCCGCGCCGGACCGCCGCCGCGCTCGCCGCCGCGGGCCTCGCGCTGGGGACCGCCGTGACCGGCCTCGGACCGCTCACCGCGCAGGGCTCCAGCCACCGGGAAGCGCCGCTGATCGCCGCGGACCCGGCCGTCGACAACACCGACTTCTACGCGATGGCCAGCCCGGACACCCCCGGCTCGATCCTGTTGGTCGCGAACTTCCAGCCGTTCGAGGAGCCCACTGGCGGCCCGAACTTCTACCCGTTCGCGACCGACGCCGCTTACAAGGTCAACGTCGACAACGACGGCGACGCCAAGCCCGACGTCGTCTTCCGGTGGACGTTCAAGAACGACGACCAGCGCAAGAACGACACGTTCCTCTACAACAACGGGCAGGTGACGTCGCTGGACGACGAGAACCTGCTCTTCAAGCAGACCTACACGCTGCAGGCGTCGTACGACGGGGGCCGCCGGTACCGCGACACGATCGTCAAGGACGCGCCGGTCGCGCCGTCGTTCGTCGGCAAGGCGTCGATGCCGGACTACGCCGCGCTCCGCAAGGAAGCGACGCTGGAGCTGAAGAACGGCGTGAAGTCGTTCGTCGGCCAGGCCGACGACCCGTTCTTCGCCGACCTGCGCGTGTTCGACCTGCTCTACGGCGGTGACCTCAGCGAAGTCGGCCAGGACACGCTGGGCGGGTACAACGTCAACTCGATCGCACTGCAGGTGCCGGCCTCGGCCCTCGCCCTCAACGGCAAGGTCGACCGGAACCCGGTGGTCGGGCTCTGGTCGACCACCGAGCGGAACCGGGTCCGGATCTCCGGCAACACGAAGGCGAAGCTCGGCAACGACACCGTGCAGGTCTCGCGCCTGGGCAACCCGCTGGTGAACGAGGTCGTGCTGCCGGCCGGGCTGAAGGACGCGTTCAACGCGCTCTCCCCGGACCAGGACGCGGGCATCGAAGAGGTCGTCGACCGGGTCAACGATCCGGAGCTGCCGAAGCTGATCGAGCAGATCTACAAGATCCCGGCGCCGGACGTACCCCGTGAGGACCTCGCGGAGATCTTCCTGACCGGCATCACGACGAAGGGCGGCGGCCCGATCGAGGTCGACCTCAACTCCCAGCTGAACAACAAGGACGTCGACGCGAAGAAGTTCCGGGCGTCCGAGATGCTGCGGCTGAACCTCGCGAACAAGCACAACACCAAGCCCGACCGGCTCGGGGTACTCGCCGGCGACACCGAGGGCTTCCCGAACGGCCGTCGCCTCGGGGACGACGTGATCGACATCGCGATCCAGGTGATGGAGGGCGCCGCCCAAGAGGGCAAGCTCGTCGACGCGCTCGCCGCCGGCGACAAGGTGAACGCGAACGACGTGCGCTTCGAGCGCCAGTTCCCGTTCGTGGCGCTGCCGAACGAGGAGGCGGTGAACCGGAGCGCTGCGGAGACGAGGACGGACAACGTCGCCGCGGCGAGCCGTCTCGGGACGACCGGGGCCTCGCTGATCACGGCGGTGACCACCACGGCGATCCTCTGCTCGATCGCCGGGTTCGTCGCCTGGTACCGGCGTCGTCC